A portion of the Fusobacterium nucleatum genome contains these proteins:
- a CDS encoding tetratricopeptide repeat protein translates to MKKILIIIFTIAIFLTGGIFGYKKIVADEREKKIIQMFNKDILDNFVENKKSVIERLKTSNPEEADKIYNDYLKISQLIIENINTEHLDFLNNIYNEDSEYYFTERDWKTANKFLNNYDLEIFDLAETEVKIIEVPNYYYNIFKNYVTDDYKEYLKITSKENEEPYYTDGSILVPYDKITDKLLTWENFLKKYPNSDLAEIANEKCNIYRRIYILGSDNAPTREGGWENNELFYIPENNLKEFNRFIEKYPDSPTVELIKYYLENYKNKDVDTMLNEKIDKEFYLGGIENREKGNLFSKESNDLLEEFKKNKEEVINKLKTLSKEEANEIYEEYSVDNDKILEKINEIDVEMLDNAFYKDENIEKEKLDKQNKFLDSYGLEVIQIEDGFMLTEKKKFYYNLFKNFVTNDYREFLKLYSEDIDYIEYSNFFDKYVEIIADRIVVWEKFLEKYPDSKLKGKAQNIYYTYRAGYIIRLTSSETKESLMNGKANEAVKEFNRFIRKYPNSPTSDIIKYYLENYKEEDINTLISKKINKNYGGE, encoded by the coding sequence ATGAAAAAAATTTTAATTATTATATTTACAATAGCAATTTTCCTTACAGGTGGCATATTTGGCTATAAAAAAATTGTTGCTGATGAAAGAGAAAAGAAAATTATTCAAATGTTTAATAAAGATATTTTAGATAATTTTGTTGAAAATAAAAAATCTGTTATAGAAAGATTAAAAACTTCTAACCCAGAAGAAGCAGATAAAATCTATAATGATTATTTAAAAATTAGCCAACTTATAATAGAAAATATAAACACAGAGCATTTAGATTTTTTAAATAATATCTATAATGAAGATTCAGAATATTACTTTACAGAAAGAGATTGGAAAACTGCTAATAAATTTTTAAATAATTATGATTTAGAGATTTTTGATTTAGCTGAGACAGAGGTTAAAATAATAGAAGTTCCTAATTATTATTATAATATTTTCAAAAATTATGTAACTGATGATTATAAAGAGTATTTAAAAATAACTTCTAAGGAAAATGAAGAGCCTTATTATACAGATGGAAGTATATTAGTTCCTTATGATAAAATAACAGATAAACTACTAACTTGGGAAAATTTCTTAAAAAAATATCCTAATAGTGATTTAGCTGAGATAGCAAATGAAAAGTGTAATATTTATAGAAGAATATATATTTTAGGTTCAGATAATGCTCCAACAAGAGAAGGTGGCTGGGAAAACAATGAGCTTTTCTATATACCAGAAAATAATTTAAAAGAATTTAATAGATTTATAGAAAAATACCCAGATAGCCCAACTGTTGAGCTTATAAAATATTATTTAGAAAACTATAAAAATAAAGATGTTGATACAATGTTAAATGAAAAAATAGATAAAGAATTCTATCTAGGTGGCATAGAAAATAGAGAGAAAGGGAATTTATTTTCAAAAGAAAGCAATGATTTATTAGAAGAATTTAAAAAGAATAAGGAAGAAGTTATTAATAAACTAAAAACTTTAAGTAAAGAAGAAGCAAATGAAATCTATGAAGAATATTCAGTAGATAATGATAAAATTTTAGAAAAGATAAATGAAATTGATGTTGAAATGTTAGATAATGCATTCTATAAAGATGAAAATATAGAAAAAGAAAAATTGGATAAACAAAATAAATTCTTAGATAGTTATGGATTAGAAGTTATTCAAATTGAAGATGGATTTATGCTAACAGAGAAAAAGAAGTTTTACTATAATCTTTTTAAAAATTTTGTTACAAATGATTATAGAGAATTTTTAAAACTTTATAGTGAGGATATAGACTATATTGAATATTCAAATTTTTTTGATAAATATGTTGAAATAATAGCAGATAGAATTGTTGTTTGGGAAAAATTTTTAGAAAAATATCCAGATAGTAAATTAAAAGGGAAAGCACAAAATATCTATTATACATATAGAGCAGGATATATTATTAGGTTGACTTCTTCTGAAACAAAAGAAAGCTTAATGAATGGAAAAGCTAATGAAGCAGTAAAAGAATTTAATAGATTTATAAGAAAATATCCTAATAGTCCAACAAGCGATATTATAAAATATTATTTAGAAAACTATAAAGAAGAGGATATCAACACATTAATTTCAAAAAAAATTAATAAAAATTATGGGGGAGAATAG
- a CDS encoding DUF6882 domain-containing protein: MITWNDVFSANLGKMMAIQIACGELVVKNKNWNVDFNKGIIAFGDDEYPLQFLGSEANSSNTWLWAWENINGFDDKIISLARSIKEKGEKLNLEPLINAEIDITDELNGHNLSIVACGLADENYCYYRGPHSGGAIFVAFNGVDEKVFSFVDARKFIDITMRSIQQFSLNHKLFIESFLDWNKNKYKWQGNIIIADFGKDGELRIEFEKIKDNFRIKNISLNS; encoded by the coding sequence ATGATTACTTGGAATGATGTATTTTCTGCTAATTTAGGAAAAATGATGGCAATACAAATTGCTTGTGGAGAACTTGTGGTAAAAAATAAAAACTGGAATGTAGATTTTAACAAGGGTATTATTGCTTTTGGTGATGATGAATATCCTTTACAATTTTTGGGTAGTGAAGCAAACTCATCTAATACTTGGCTTTGGGCTTGGGAAAATATCAATGGCTTTGATGATAAAATAATTTCTTTGGCAAGAAGTATAAAAGAAAAAGGAGAAAAATTAAATTTAGAGCCTTTAATTAATGCTGAAATTGATATTACAGATGAATTAAATGGTCATAACCTTTCAATAGTTGCTTGTGGACTTGCTGATGAAAATTATTGTTATTATCGTGGACCACATTCAGGTGGAGCTATTTTTGTTGCTTTTAATGGAGTAGATGAAAAAGTATTTTCTTTTGTTGATGCAAGAAAGTTTATAGACATTACAATGAGAAGTATACAACAATTTTCTTTAAACCATAAATTATTTATTGAAAGTTTTTTAGATTGGAATAAAAATAAATACAAATGGCAAGGAAATATTATAATTGCAGATTTTGGAAAAGATGGAGAATTAAGGATTGAGTTTGAAAAAATAAAAGATAATTTTAGGATTAAAAATATTAGTTTAAATTCTTAA
- a CDS encoding TonB-dependent receptor, translating into MKKGLLLIFIIANFSVFSEQIVNLPESNIKSDYIEINKMKNTKNVIVLEKKDIQEKGYKDLSSVLDDIPSINVGKTGWGDIDIRGQGEGSSAKNLQILVDGAPITTLVNHPLQTNYNIVPIENIERIEVIPGGGSIIYGSGTAGGVINITTNLKRLSKPVNSAEISIGTKGEKYSLAFGHKLTDKITLQLSYLRDNKDLYFKDTYRNSDYFTAGLNYKISDNQNLSLRYSKLFEKGQFVRTINYQNFMKEKKNYVPEDRKVTVGLDKAGHKIEEIISGYANADRKFESINLSYNLNPTKDTKYLVDVFYNKGNFSNTNLGNQVMYHHTYGFKNKFDIEYAKNTSFEGSSLLLGFDLYKQDAKLEYDDYKTLNYRKKTYVVNPLSFKYNKKTMAFYLLNTLRYGNFESSQGIRRDYTYWGFDKKAAKNKGNEVSHRHNTNYELSLGYNYSDTGKIYARYERGFTSPDGLEITDDFSKYDIKTTRGEDEIYDLYEIGWREYLGFSTVNLTAFYSKTDNEMSRNYILDPDLGFGRKTINILKTKRKGVELSLSQKLGKLELKESYAYLKGKREYNGREKEFVNPGSYIDWSNSGLQKVPKHSLTLEATYQFTPRFSSSIRYSYSGKYSNFSDIKAKEEEGFISSYSITDLSLNYHHENGITIYGGINNLFDKLYFEYVGSRMYTVMPADGRTFYMGIKYKF; encoded by the coding sequence ATGAAAAAAGGTTTATTATTAATTTTTATCATTGCAAATTTTTCAGTATTTTCAGAACAAATAGTAAATTTACCTGAAAGTAATATTAAGTCAGATTATATTGAAATTAATAAAATGAAAAATACTAAAAATGTTATTGTTCTTGAAAAAAAAGACATTCAAGAGAAAGGATATAAGGATTTATCTTCAGTTTTAGATGATATTCCAAGTATAAATGTTGGAAAAACTGGTTGGGGAGATATTGATATTAGAGGACAAGGGGAAGGAAGTTCTGCAAAAAATTTACAAATTTTAGTTGATGGTGCACCTATAACAACTTTGGTAAATCATCCATTACAAACTAATTATAATATTGTTCCTATTGAAAATATAGAAAGAATAGAAGTCATTCCTGGTGGTGGTTCTATTATTTATGGTTCTGGTACTGCTGGAGGAGTTATAAATATTACCACTAATTTAAAAAGACTTTCAAAACCAGTAAATTCAGCTGAAATTTCTATTGGAACAAAAGGTGAAAAATATAGTTTAGCTTTTGGTCATAAATTAACAGATAAAATCACTTTACAACTTTCATATTTGAGAGATAATAAAGATTTATACTTTAAAGATACATATAGAAACAGTGACTACTTTACTGCTGGATTAAATTACAAAATAAGTGATAATCAAAATTTATCACTTAGATATAGTAAATTATTTGAAAAAGGACAATTTGTAAGAACTATTAATTATCAAAATTTTATGAAAGAAAAAAAGAATTATGTTCCTGAAGATAGAAAAGTTACTGTTGGTTTAGATAAAGCTGGACATAAAATTGAAGAAATAATAAGTGGCTATGCAAATGCTGATAGAAAATTTGAAAGTATTAATTTAAGTTACAATTTAAACCCTACAAAAGACACTAAATATTTAGTTGATGTTTTTTATAATAAAGGCAATTTTTCTAATACAAATCTTGGAAATCAAGTAATGTATCATCATACTTATGGTTTTAAAAATAAATTTGATATTGAATATGCAAAAAATACCTCTTTTGAAGGTAGTAGTTTATTATTAGGATTTGATCTTTATAAACAAGATGCAAAATTAGAATATGATGACTATAAAACTTTAAACTATAGGAAGAAAACTTATGTTGTAAACCCACTTTCTTTTAAATATAATAAAAAAACTATGGCATTTTATTTATTAAATACTTTAAGATATGGTAATTTTGAAAGTTCTCAAGGTATTAGACGAGATTACACTTATTGGGGATTTGATAAAAAAGCAGCTAAAAATAAAGGTAATGAAGTTAGTCATCGTCACAACACAAATTATGAATTAAGTTTAGGATATAATTATAGTGATACTGGAAAAATTTATGCTAGATATGAAAGAGGATTTACTTCACCAGATGGGCTTGAAATAACAGATGATTTTTCAAAATATGATATAAAAACAACTAGGGGTGAAGATGAAATTTATGATTTATATGAGATTGGTTGGAGAGAATATTTAGGCTTTTCAACTGTTAACTTAACTGCCTTTTATTCAAAAACAGATAATGAAATGAGTAGAAACTATATATTGGATCCAGATTTAGGTTTTGGAAGAAAAACAATAAATATTTTAAAAACTAAAAGAAAAGGTGTAGAATTGAGTTTAAGTCAAAAATTAGGAAAATTAGAATTAAAAGAAAGTTATGCATATTTAAAAGGAAAAAGAGAATATAATGGAAGAGAAAAAGAATTTGTAAATCCAGGAAGCTATATAGATTGGAGTAATTCAGGACTTCAAAAAGTTCCAAAACACTCTTTAACTTTAGAAGCAACATATCAATTTACACCAAGATTTTCTTCTAGTATTCGTTATAGTTATAGTGGAAAGTATAGTAATTTCAGTGATATAAAAGCCAAAGAAGAAGAAGGATTTATAAGTTCTTATTCAATTACTGATTTATCTCTTAATTATCATCATGAAAATGGTATTACTATATATGGAGGAATTAACAATCTATTTGATAAATTATATTTTGAATATGTTGGTTCAAGAATGTATACTGTTATGCCTGCCGATGGAAGAACATTTTATATGGGAATAAAATATAAATTTTAA
- a CDS encoding Dabb family protein — protein sequence MLNHIVMWKIKEDVEDKEKVKLGIKNGLEGLFGKIEELREIRVERFMESTSTHDVALFVKVDNEDTLKKYATNPLHVEIIKNYIKPFVYDRVCIDFFE from the coding sequence ATGTTAAATCATATAGTTATGTGGAAAATAAAAGAAGATGTTGAAGATAAAGAAAAGGTTAAGTTAGGTATAAAAAATGGTTTAGAAGGATTATTTGGTAAAATTGAAGAATTAAGAGAAATTAGAGTTGAAAGATTTATGGAATCTACAAGTACTCATGATGTTGCATTATTTGTTAAGGTTGATAATGAAGATACATTAAAAAAATATGCAACAAATCCTTTACATGTTGAAATAATAAAAAACTATATTAAACCTTTTGTTTATGATAGAGTATGCATTGATTTTTTTGAATAA
- a CDS encoding DUF6882 domain-containing protein, with the protein MKKIGFIILLTLSFLLLTNCNKNENKNPKIKFSDDTYKLFEEFTENKKDIIKKLKTLNKEEANRLYEQYAEDNENILYKIGEATEKFLDNIYYGPTEEQFTEKDWNDTNKILNKYDLELWDVGEGMVTIRELPHLYYDIFKDYVTDDYKEYLKIWAKDDEELYQADAGLCITFEELGDRIARWENFLNKFPNSTLKSKVTALLNSYREDYILGMDNTPTIDGGYDNVPITIYEEAKKEYDRFMKKYPNSPTVELIKYFLKNYQNKNIHELIRCKIIEKFEKDPFVDVFSETLGKMIVIQGNYLKYILGEKDWNVNITDGYIYSGEEKYPIQILGTSILNSDETSTWVWAWKNSDIFNGDLLSLIYDVHGLGMDLKLCTFINSELKITDEVNGSILSTIACGILSENLAFDKIAYTEAGGVVFYAVKDLPNKVFSSSVDAGVFMDITLNCINLYNLNHKLFIESFLKQNKTKYKWQGDTIIADFGKDGELKIDFEKVEDKLVLKEINFNEVK; encoded by the coding sequence ATGAAAAAGATTGGATTTATTATACTTTTAACACTTAGCTTTTTATTATTAACTAATTGTAATAAGAATGAAAATAAAAATCCCAAGATTAAATTTTCTGATGATACTTATAAATTATTTGAAGAATTTACAGAAAATAAAAAAGATATTATAAAAAAATTAAAAACTTTAAATAAGGAAGAAGCTAATAGACTTTATGAACAATATGCAGAAGATAATGAGAATATTTTATATAAAATAGGAGAAGCAACAGAGAAATTTTTAGATAATATTTACTATGGTCCAACAGAGGAACAGTTTACAGAAAAAGATTGGAATGATACTAATAAGATTTTAAATAAATATGATTTAGAGCTTTGGGATGTAGGAGAGGGAATGGTTACGATTAGAGAGCTACCTCATCTATATTATGATATATTTAAGGATTATGTAACTGATGATTATAAAGAATATTTAAAAATTTGGGCAAAAGATGATGAAGAACTATATCAAGCAGATGCAGGTTTATGTATAACTTTTGAAGAATTAGGAGATAGAATTGCAAGATGGGAAAATTTTTTAAATAAATTTCCTAATAGTACATTAAAATCAAAAGTAACTGCCTTATTAAACTCATATAGAGAAGACTATATTTTAGGTATGGATAACACTCCAACAATAGATGGTGGATACGATAATGTTCCTATTACAATTTATGAAGAAGCTAAGAAAGAATATGATAGATTTATGAAAAAATATCCTAATAGTCCAACTGTGGAACTTATTAAATATTTTCTTAAAAATTATCAAAATAAGAATATACATGAACTTATCCGATGTAAAATCATTGAAAAATTTGAAAAAGATCCCTTTGTAGATGTATTTTCAGAAACTTTAGGAAAAATGATAGTAATACAAGGAAATTATCTAAAATATATTTTAGGAGAAAAAGATTGGAATGTAAATATAACAGATGGATATATTTATTCTGGAGAAGAAAAATATCCTATACAAATTTTAGGAACCTCTATATTGAATAGTGATGAAACCTCAACTTGGGTTTGGGCTTGGAAAAATTCTGATATTTTTAATGGTGACTTACTTTCACTTATATATGATGTTCATGGACTTGGAATGGATTTAAAATTATGTACTTTTATTAATTCTGAATTAAAAATAACAGATGAAGTAAATGGAAGTATATTATCAACTATTGCTTGTGGAATATTAAGCGAAAATTTAGCTTTTGATAAAATAGCTTATACAGAAGCAGGAGGAGTAGTTTTTTATGCAGTAAAAGACTTACCTAATAAGGTTTTTTCTTCATCAGTTGATGCTGGTGTATTTATGGATATAACATTAAATTGTATAAATCTGTATAATTTAAATCATAAATTATTTATTGAGAGTTTTTTAAAACAAAATAAAACTAAATATAAATGGCAAGGTGATACAATTATTGCAGATTTTGGAAAAGATGGAGAATTGAAAATAGATTTTGAAAAAGTAGAAGATAAATTAGTACTTAAAGAAATAAATTTTAATGAGGTAAAATAG